In Gigantopelta aegis isolate Gae_Host chromosome 2, Gae_host_genome, whole genome shotgun sequence, the sequence TATTCAAatttagttaaatatattatattttctgtttttttaaccttttattGCAACTACAAAACAAATCTGACTGCTGCGTTTTCAATGAAGTTCAGTATTGCTTTGAATTCGTGTTGAATTAAGATATCACGCGACGAATCGCAATGTGAGAAATTTGAACCACTTGTTACTTAAgcagtgtcggaaatagaataaaaattattttcgtcaattatttatttcatattaaactgacaagtaaatattttgcaaatacctatttaatgatacctacctaatttagcatttacttgtttggtctctcattgatgtacaaggtgtgTTTACTCGTGAGATTGCCAATttcttaaacaaacttttaatttaaaactgcaagttaactgattatttggaatcgcagcataaattattaattatgaccagcatatttagtgaatataaattaaatatattaaatatacattagaaatttacacaatcttgcaaccacttaaaagtgctatattagaagttatatgtgagcttCTGTTTGTGATACAGATTCTCCAATAagaatgtattttctactagttgatcaaattatttcctataatcatttatgggcatatagttaaaggtgtagtcatTTAATGctcataaaatttaataaaacacgATTTGCAAAAATAGCTATCATTATGCAATGATAATACCGGTATACCTTTAATGCCGGTATAATAGATTACAAACTCAAAAGTTAcctataaatgtctacaaatattttgttttggagagggataggggtaaaccgtcatcagaaacagtctctcacatattgtaacagcaataaAATTGACACgttgaccaaaatttgttatagtctttTCTAATAAAGTTCATAAAATTTTAATCACctatttactgacatctttcttttaatttcatgagtaaacaccaccttgtacatcagcgagagccaaaacaagtaaatgctaaattaggtagactatcattaaatagatatttacaaactatttacttgtctgtttaatatgtaagaaataatcgacaaaaatactttttattctatttccgacagtactttagttaCGAAATCGTATCGATTACATGTTCTATATTCTACAACAAATCATTACAGATCGATCGATTACAGATGGTTTATTCCATGTCCGGAAGCAAGACACACAAATGTCTACCCTCAAATGTCTACCCTCTCACATCTTCCTTACTATCTGAACGCTGCAGAATAGTAATGATTGATATGTGACAAGTCGAAATAGTAATGCCTGATTGGAGACAAGTCCAAATAGTTAAGATATATCTTGTGAGAAGTCGAAATAGTAATGATTGATCTGTGACAAGTCGAAATAGTAATGATTGATCTGTGACAAGTCGAAATAGTTAAGATATATCTTGTCAGAAGTCgaaatagtaataattgatCTGTTAGAAGTCGAAAgcactgtattatatttattcattggCACTGTGTTACATTCGTTCATTGGCACTGTGTTACATTTATCCATTGACACTGTGTTACATTTATCCATTGGCACTGTCTTACATGTATTCATTCGCACTGTGTTACATTTATCCATTGGCACTGTGCTATATTTATTCATTAGCATTGTGTAACATTCATTCCTTGGCACTGTGTTACATTTATCCATTGGCACTGTGTTACATTTATTCCTTGGCACTGTTTTACATGCATGTGTTGACACTATGGTACAGTTACGCATTAACaccgtgttgtgtgtgtatattgacACTGTGTTACATTGAAGCATTGACATACAACATATGACGTATTTATTACTACATGATGagctatatttatatgttattcataaaatatatttacacattttcgCAACTGTATTATATCTGTACTATTAcctgttttataattatgtgtttgtctgtgtgtgtgtttcaatgtgtgtgtgtatgtggggtgcctctgtgtgtgtggtgtgtgagtgtgtgtgtgtgtgtgagtgtgtggtgtgtgtgtctgtcagtgtgtgtttctctctctctctctctctctctctctctctctctgtctgtgtgtgtgtatgtgtgtgcgacagtgcatgtgtatgtgtgtgtatgtgtgtgagtgtcagtatgtgtatatctctctctctctctctctctctctctctctctctctctctctctctctctgtgtgtgtctgtgtgtgtgtgtgtgtgtgtgtatgtgtgtgtgtgtgtgtgtgtgcgtttgtgtttgtgttttattgttgtttttgtttttatttatttattttctgttctttttatttatttattgctttgttttattttttggtttttggttgttgttgttgtttttgtttgctgtCTACTTCTAGATTCAGCCGCTTTGGTACTGATCATGATCAAtcttagatatatcagtaaggGCGTTTGCCATAGGTCTGCTGTCCTGTCCCTaaggaaataaatatacaaatgccTTTGTTGTTAATggaaaacatttagcgggttttctctaaaaaatatatgtaaaaattattagaAGTTTAACATACCAATGGccaaatttgtaaacatttctcCCTCTATTGTCGCTGTGTGTAtgctgttctctctctctctctctctctctctctctctctctctctctctctctctcagtatgtCTGTCTTTCTCACTCTAtttcactgtctgtctgtctcttttctCTCTGTATCTATCTCTGTATCTCCCTCTGTGTCTATCTCTCCGtctccctgtgtgtgtgtgcgtgtgtgtgtgtgtgtgtgtgtgtgtgtgtgtgtgtgtgtgatgtctcTGTGTGTAATACATTGTTACATACTACTAGACCATTAAAGAAAGCGAGACGACTTTCAGTAGCTAATGGCCAGTTGATGTGATATAAATTATTTACCTTAACGATCCTATCTAGAGGATGCTGAACACAAAATAACAACGCTGGTCTATTCAGAAAGGTTAAACGCACTGCCCAGCCTTTTAACAACTACAATTAgaagataaaaacattttctttagaAATGCAATGTcactatattcaatgtgtttatggtcgttcattttctttctaaaaaaattgaaaacacatacttgtttacacatgtgcgtgtattaacaatttcaagacatacgactggctgctcccaGGTCATCAATGCCAAACATCCAATAAGAAAACACCACGATCAAAAtcaattacactgtgacgtatagttaacctggctaTCATTTGTGCAAGAGCTGTAAATGAATTTTAGTCGAAACAGATGCTAAAATGACCTTAAAACCTGGTgtttgagaatatgtaagaaatagaataataatatCCTgtacgttagataccatttatcttacaactcgtttttGTAAACACGTATTAAACTCATtttcgttgtaagataaatggtatctaacggccactcgtgtattattattattatatatatctatgtatctatgtatgtatgtatctatgcaGAATATTTCATTGACACCATTGTGACGTTCACGGGTCAGTTCTGTTACATAACAAAACTCCAGCGAAAGGTTCCATTTTCTTTGATTACAGAGAAAGATGATGTGGGATTTATATCTGATTCGACAGATTATCGCCTATGTGATTTTCCTTGGTGTAATGGAAGGAAGGAGgaaaatttatttaacgacgcactcaacacattttatttacggttatatggcgtcagacatatgattaaggaccacacaggtattgagagaggaaacccgctgtcgccacttcatgggccactctttttgattagcagcaagggatcttttatacgcgacatcccacagacaggacagtatataccacggtctttgttacaccagttgtggagcactgactggaacgagaaatagcccaatgggtccaccgacggggatcgatcctagaccgaccgcgcaccaagcgaacgctttaccactgggctacgtcccgcccctttggtGTAATGTGTCCCACTAATTCGTTGAATGTGTTTGTCTTTGTATGGTATCTTGCTGGTGGTCGGTACTTCTAGGTAGCAGTGTAGCAAATTGCATCTCaccgggtcaaagttcgaaatGCATTCAACGTTTAACATCACAGTTAACGCTACATGTCCTGTCATTGtagataacaaaaaaaaaattgttttgtttaacgatcccactagagcacattgatttattcatcatcggctattggatgtgaaacagttggtaattttgacatatagtcttagagaggaaacatattgccattagtagcaaggcatcttttatatgcaccatcccacaggcaggatagcacataccacgacctttgtctttaaaatatcagtcgtggtgcagtggctggaaggagaaataatccaatgggcccaccgacggaggtcgatcctaaaccgattgcgcatcaagcgagcgctttacccctgaactacgtcccgctctGTCATTGTAGATAAATGTCGCAGAGTTTGTTGCTGTGAAATGTTAGTTCATCTGGGCTCCAAATCCCTGTACTTTAATTCGAACTAGTATCAATATACCGACTGTTATTGTCTTGAAACAACAGCGGAGTCCTACTAAAATAGgatggacattttttttttgctagtAGATACGGATGAAACCATGTGCTATGTAtttgtcttacacacccgttggtgagaacatcattctttatttttgataactcatacttgtttacacatgtacgagTGTTAACAacttcaagacatacgactggctgctcctaggtgatggccaggtcaccaatgccaaacatccaataaaaaacaaagcagcacgatcgaaatcgattacaatgtgacgtatagttaacctgacaatcatttgtctgtaacctgacaatcatttgtctgtaaataacttttagtcgaaaaagatgttaaaatttgcttaaaacctggtttttgaggatatgtaagaaatagaataatacattcgtgtccgttaggtaacaattatcttacaactcgttggttaaaaacatatcaaactcgcttttgctcgttagcTACATTTTGAAAGAACtatttgtaagataaatggtatctaacggccactgtattattctctatgtaattATCATTGGACCTTAATGAACgcggaatctagctcagtgggtagaacGCGCGCTTGAAGTTATTGTGTCGTAGGAACGAACCCTCTTAGCGAAcccattgttttcttctttcccgTCTCAAACAGCATCATGCTACTGTTAAATCAAACTTCATTGTTTACgccgtcctgtctgtgggaaagttatATAAAATGTCCCCATTTAGCGAACCCATTGGTCCTGTCCCCGTCTCAGTCAGCGCCACGCTACTAGTAAATCAaacgccatggtttgtgttgtgctgtctgtgggaaagtgtatataaaatacccccATTTAGCGAACCCATTGGTCTTTTCCCCGTATCAGTCAGTACCATGCTACTGGTAAATCAAataccatggtttgtgctgccctgtctgtgtgaaggtttatataaaatgtccctttaTGTTAATAAAGACTTTCTTGTGAAGCCTGCGTGTCAGAATTAGtttatgtttgatatccaatagtcagTGATTAGTTGATGAATGTcatctagtgatgtcattaaacacaaaataaacaatgaaaacaCCGTGTAGGGCCTCTACGAGTCGAAAATATTGAACTCGAGTATTCCAAGGTTAAAATGGGCCCGGaccccgagtacccgacacttacagtagatgatgataagattaaggaataaagtaaaatattggactcgagtactcgagggtcaaactcgacctggacccgagtacccgacacttacactagatgatgataagattaaggaataaagtaaaatactaGCATTATGcgtcttaattccagcgctgaacatggatgcgaAATCATGCAATTGTATTGTAAAGTGTTGTGACGGATTGACGGCCAGTTTAGAAAAcgagaaactagcgcatgataTGTAAtgattgtgtaacttatatcgttgattatctatctactgctgaaattagTATCCTACATTGTCCAGTGTATTATAGTTGCTCATTGTATTCCAcattgtacgggtactcgagtcctgtgaacggactcgagtcttgtaagactcgacccgtgcccgaatactcgagtactcgtaGAGACCCTAACTATGTGCCAGCACTACCAAACGACTGATATCCAATAGACTATGATTCACTAAGCGACCTCGCTTTAATTACACGAAAGAAACATTGACATTAAATCTTATTTATGGCCTCCCTAACCTTTAAGCGTCTGTCGGTAGATCCGACTAAAACCAATGTCACTGCGTGTTCGGGTGACCTTTCAAATGACGTAGGCCACACCCCCGAGTTATAAGCCAATCAATGAAGATCAATGTTTATAGTAATATGCAACCTAGACGCAAGACACTATATGGTTTCCGCTGATCAAAATAGACGTTCAGATCTTGAATTAATCAGAATGGTGCTACCCATTAAGTGCAGGTCGATGCGAAATCTGTTGTTTGCTTGATAGCATGATTAGTGCGAGGTGGTGAATGTTAAACGAACGGATATAACCAAATTCGTGGTGTAGTAGTTAAGCATTTGAAATTCTTTTATGTCGGTGGGAGGTCGTCATTATTCACCTTTGATGTAGCACATGCAAagttggtaagtattattttgttttactactGAAGTGTGGTCTTTCAAAGGTTTATAGACGGCGGAATCTAGCTCCATcggtataggtagtactaaaccaaataacttccggatgggtcaaagttcgaggtgcacccaacgcCCGATAGAGTAGTTACCTCCACAaggcctgtgattggtgataaatgtgagtgttttggttgtaaaacaaaattagtttcatttgggcaaaaaatatatgcaattttatttcatctagtaccactttgtcaagtagccttgtgcttgaaacatgtatggggtacctgtaaaaaaaatactcaaattttgtgcagaactaggtagtcatagacgctacccggtatctctgaaatgagcagcttgaccccaaaacaatttctgattcattttaaggatgaggggtggtagtatttatagcCGGgcgtatatgtcgattgatacgctgcaggtaggagtctTAGCTggacatgttactattgtcgtgtatgggatttgatttggtggtatacaccctagagCACTCGATTTAATTAGGTGTTTGCTTCGTAGGATTGGACCACCCCAGTGGACTCATTCTAAGACTGGgttttgtctcgttccaaccagtgcaccactgcTATTTTAGTATAGTAAATGGTCTggggttttatatttttttaagagtTGAAACCGTTCCCTAGAGAAAACCTGTTCATTTCAGATAACAAAAACGCATAGCCCATAGGTATATACACCACTTTGTGTTTGCATGCGTATGTTGGATagcatattataaatatttccgATCACAAATATCTACGTCACAGAGTAAGTTGATTCACAAGACTAAGCCTGCATGATTTGTATCTCAGATGATGAATACATGACTGTATGTACATCACTGTTCGTATGCATAACACTGTTTGAACTTTATTGCAAATGATGCATAAGCACGGGCCTATATCTACGTCACCGAGTACGTGATCCACGTGAATAATATCAACATTGTTTGTATTTCAGATAACGCTTATAGAAGCACACAGACCAATACGACATCACGCAGCACTGAACAAGAAATCCACGTCACTAACACTGTTTGACTTCCATTTCAGATGACGCTTACGGGTGCACTCAGACCAATATGACGGCATCCAACACGGATCAACAAGAGATCCACGTCACTAACACTGTATGACTTGTATTTCAAATGACGTTTATGGCAACACACAGACCAATGTGACGTCACGCAGCACGGAACAACAAGATATCCACGTCACTAACACTGTAGAACTTGTATTTCAGATGACGCTTACGAGAACACACAGAGAAATATAACGTCAAACAACACATGATCTACGTCACTCATactgtattatttgtatttcagatGACGCTTACGGGAACACACACATCAACATGACGTCAAACAGCACAGAACAGCGAGTGATCCACGTCACCGGACTCACTGTCCTGCTGCAGATTCTGGAACACCACGTGCCTCTGTCACTCGGCATCAACAAGTCTGTTACGCCCATCTGGTACGTGTTCGGGGTGATTGGCAACGTGACGTCAGCTTTCATCTGGCTCAACAAGAGACTGCGCAAGTGCAACAACGCTGCCTTCTACCTGGCGTCGCTGGCCGTCACGGACCTCATATTTCTCATCCTGCATCTCTTCTACGAGCTCCAGAATCCCTGGCTCTTGGGAAGCCTGAACGTCCAAGGGTGGTGCCAGATCTGGAACATGCTCTACATGGCTGCGGGCTACACGTGTGTTCTCTTGGTTTTCGCCTTCACGTTCGAGCGATTCCTGTCCATATGTCATCCATTCAGGTCCGAAAGGTTCAGCACGTCTTCGCGATCGCTTCGCGTGATCGCGTCGATCGTCTGCCTGTGTCTCGTGCTCGCAACCCCGCAGCTCTACTTCTGGACCATGACTTCTAAAGGCGAGTGTCAGGTCAGGATGTCGGAGCTAATCAAAATGGAGAACTCATTCTACTCCATCTGGACGTGGGGGTCGGAGATGATCATGTTCGGGGTGATCCCGTTGATTGTTCTCTTTCTAAACATATGTGTCCTCAGAAAGGTCCGCTACATTGGGCAGCTCAAGATGAGCGACAGCTGCACAAATGGGAACCTTCGTTACAAGCCCATCACCATCACGTTGCTGTGGGTGTCTTTTTTTCTGATCTTCACCACGTTGCCCGTGACGATCACGTTCACCCTTCAGACGAAAATCACATTGGGACCCGCCCTCACTATGCAGGAGATTGGTCACGACCCAGCGTGGCAGGCCTATTTCTCCTACTACATGGCAAGGACTATAATCAAGGAGATAGGGCTATCCCACCACGCGTGTAATATGATCATTTATTGTCTGACGAGCCAAAAGTTCAGGGCTCACATCTGTCGTCTGCTTCTTGGGCCCGGTGTCACGTGCGGGCAGAACTCAAGTTCTAACTCCGACCAGAAGGAACAAGAATTTAACAGTGGCAGACACATTACATTAACTCCTATGCCTATAGTGAAAAATGGATCTAGGGCAGTCCTGTTAGCTAAAGATCTGAAATAAAGTGAAGGTGTAATGTAAGATatgtaaataaacaattaaaattatattaatttggcATGTTAAttctatttttgtaatataacaATCATAACAAACTC encodes:
- the LOC121387219 gene encoding CX3C chemokine receptor 1-like; translated protein: MTSNSTEQRVIHVTGLTVLLQILEHHVPLSLGINKSVTPIWYVFGVIGNVTSAFIWLNKRLRKCNNAAFYLASLAVTDLIFLILHLFYELQNPWLLGSLNVQGWCQIWNMLYMAAGYTCVLLVFAFTFERFLSICHPFRSERFSTSSRSLRVIASIVCLCLVLATPQLYFWTMTSKGECQVRMSELIKMENSFYSIWTWGSEMIMFGVIPLIVLFLNICVLRKVRYIGQLKMSDSCTNGNLRYKPITITLLWVSFFLIFTTLPVTITFTLQTKITLGPALTMQEIGHDPAWQAYFSYYMARTIIKEIGLSHHACNMIIYCLTSQKFRAHICRLLLGPGVTCGQNSSSNSDQKEQEFNSGRHITLTPMPIVKNGSRAVLLAKDLK